In Nostoc edaphicum CCNP1411, a genomic segment contains:
- a CDS encoding GMC oxidoreductase yields the protein MIIDDQHYDIIIVGTGAGGGTLAYKLAPSGKKILILERSNFLPKEEENWSAVEVFKKERYHTQEQWYDSAGEPFRPQINYWVGGNTKVYGAALLRMRERDFQEVKHQDGISTAWPLKYQDFEPYYTEAEKLYHVHGKLGNDPTEPPRSETYPYAEVSHEARMQTIADAISQQGLHPTNLPLALKSDCIRCHTCDGFPCKIDAKADAHTVGINPALSYSNVTLKTSAKVVRLHTNPSGVEVKAVEAEIDGQSYLFFADIVVLACGAVNSAALLLRSANDKHPKGLANSSDLVGRNFMKHLMTAMVQLSPTPNPTVFQKTISVNDFYWGESDFPFPMGHIQNTGSILQEMIPAEASPLLSLMSRLVPGFGMRQLANHSIGWWLQTEDLPDSKNRVRVVGDKLYLDYTPNNTEAHDRLIYRWTDVLKAVDRTSENPVFRRGIYPRSDSPIQVVANQCGTCRFGEDTKTSVLDLDCRTHDVNNLYVVDGSFFPSNSGVSPALTIIANALRVGDRLIARLH from the coding sequence ATGATTATTGACGATCAACACTACGACATTATTATTGTTGGCACCGGTGCTGGTGGCGGTACATTAGCATATAAACTCGCACCATCTGGCAAGAAAATCTTAATTCTAGAACGCAGCAATTTTCTCCCCAAAGAAGAAGAAAATTGGAGTGCTGTTGAAGTCTTTAAAAAAGAACGTTATCACACTCAAGAACAATGGTACGACAGCGCCGGCGAACCTTTTCGCCCTCAAATTAACTATTGGGTAGGCGGAAATACAAAAGTATATGGTGCAGCGCTGTTACGGATGCGGGAACGGGATTTTCAAGAGGTCAAACATCAAGATGGAATTTCGACTGCATGGCCTTTGAAATACCAAGACTTTGAACCCTATTACACTGAAGCCGAGAAACTCTACCACGTCCACGGTAAACTAGGCAATGACCCAACAGAACCACCCCGCAGCGAAACTTATCCTTATGCAGAAGTAAGTCACGAAGCGCGGATGCAAACAATTGCTGATGCTATCTCCCAACAAGGGCTACATCCAACAAATTTACCTTTAGCACTCAAGAGTGATTGTATCCGATGTCATACTTGTGATGGTTTCCCTTGTAAAATAGATGCCAAAGCTGATGCTCATACTGTGGGAATTAACCCAGCTTTGTCATATTCTAACGTCACCTTGAAAACCTCAGCTAAGGTTGTGCGTTTACACACTAACCCTTCTGGTGTGGAAGTAAAAGCTGTGGAAGCAGAAATTGATGGACAATCCTATCTATTTTTTGCAGATATCGTAGTTCTAGCTTGTGGTGCGGTAAATTCGGCGGCGTTGCTGTTGCGTTCTGCAAATGACAAACACCCAAAGGGACTTGCTAATAGTTCCGATTTGGTGGGACGTAATTTTATGAAACATCTGATGACGGCTATGGTGCAACTTAGTCCAACACCAAACCCAACGGTTTTTCAGAAAACAATCTCTGTCAATGATTTTTATTGGGGAGAATCAGATTTTCCTTTCCCGATGGGTCATATTCAAAATACAGGTAGTATTCTACAAGAGATGATTCCCGCCGAAGCATCGCCTTTGTTATCGCTGATGTCGAGGTTAGTACCTGGGTTTGGAATGCGACAGTTAGCCAATCATTCTATTGGTTGGTGGTTACAAACGGAAGATTTACCTGACTCAAAAAATCGAGTGCGGGTAGTGGGTGATAAGTTGTATTTGGATTATACGCCTAATAATACTGAGGCACACGATCGCCTGATTTATCGCTGGACTGATGTGCTAAAAGCTGTAGACCGCACTTCGGAAAACCCGGTGTTTCGTCGCGGTATTTATCCCCGTAGTGATAGCCCGATTCAAGTGGTGGCGAATCAGTGCGGTACTTGCCGATTTGGGGAAGATACAAAAACATCTGTGCTTGACCTCGATTGTCGCACCCATGATGTGAATAATCTCTATGTTGTTGATGGTAGTTTCTTCCCGTCTAACTCTGGGGTGAGTCCGGCTTTAACTATTATTGCCAATGCTTTGCGAGTTGGCGATCGCTTGATTGCACGCTTGCACTAA